In one window of Camelus dromedarius isolate mCamDro1 chromosome 7, mCamDro1.pat, whole genome shotgun sequence DNA:
- the PRRT4 gene encoding proline-rich transmembrane protein 4 isoform X1, with the protein MAGYGCLGLGLFCWVLLAVPVGPQPASSVPGAHLTTLTPPPQSEASMLSLNLGLNFKFHLRGPAAAWGSPVTETQALSPGPSREPEEEVDSGLRTDPFWELLVGSLSNSPPEWGSAEGSSTPWASSLPLESTSLLSGPTDRPTAPYQPRMGTVTWDTALTATAPPSSAPRLHQSELELKFDMALRAGAAPTLGHRTLPLLPSLRASLAEIAGRLGPFGEYPPHPKENPCWAVWQVGRSFSLAPFAGFFGTTLSPLRNLSGPSTPSPITSPSSASRVSDSPGFFGTTLSPPPSSLKRKPPSPRPLDAAASLSPASIATASLDSTTSTSGLDDPSPASLGNLSVQPECGPGSCSIRELPEREGQPPAAPLPLFFLTLEADWAEAKARWGLAWEAHVYGVGALFGLVVLLALLALALLPWRCPPGAPCLALLDLLLLSAGTTRAFPLFYDAYGHRDRLPVLAWLLLQDLPLPCLAAGLGLACLLLARPRPPRCPAGLAALLLLGLGLAAAAALGSAAHRPLRALRLASRGLHAFLAALLSGLLLALSCWGSRRRRAGAPLGGSGFKGVTPLPQARSPFGPRESWRRAARTAPVAGTFGLLSGALQGYEVLHALGYGGQPGLEGPWPWWAFQLGLRLGEVGVALPLALLGLYPALCSPRVPPRCWAKLFCLSPGHAAPLLPGGWVAGPPDKKPLGSAIERADAELLQLCALAGPGPDLLLQGGGCRGFEGAAANPAPSPASSPCSDYTVDFRPPSPINLRRSIEEALCSEALLAPGLFQGPAFGEALPGLGLFRTISLGAQTRAGPNGRSEEAPGSPVPPELPSPGAWPAGSSASSGSLCGLSRDSSSMLLCSSPDRPPRCPLVCVLSPPRPSGSSPSFPASGSYQALSPPSRDSPEPAPELQAEEALLQEQFLDACRQIDELSVGSDTIDL; encoded by the exons ATGGCAGGGTATGGctgtctggggctggggctgttcTGCTGGGTCCTGCTTGCAGTTCCCGTGGGCCCCCAGCCTGCCTCCTCTGTCCCAGGTGCCCATCTCACCACTCTGACCCCACCACCTCAGAGTGAGGCCTCTATGCTGTCTCTAAACCTGGGACTTAACTTCAAATTCCACCTTCGGGGACCTGCTGCTGCTTGGGGGAGCCCTGTCACAGAGACCCAGGCACTTTCTCCCGGACCGAGCCGGGAGCCAGAGGAAGAGGTGGACAGTGGGCTGAGGACTGACCCCTTTTGGGAACTGCTGGTGGGCTCTCTTAGCAACTCCCCCCCAGAGTGGGGCTCTGCTGAAGGCAGCTCTACCCcctgggcctcctccctgcctctggagTCCACATCCCTCCTCTCTGGGCCCACTGACCGGCCCACTGCTCCCTATCAGCCCAGGATGGGCACTGTGACCTGGGATACTGCTCTGACAGCTACAGCACCTCCATCCAGTGCTCCCAGGCTCCACCAGAGCGAGCTGGAGCTGAAGTTTGACATGGCGCTGAGAGCAGGTGCAGCCCCCACGCTCGGGCATCGAACGCTGCCCCTGCTGCCCAGCCTGCGGGCCAGCCTGGCAGAGATTGCTGGGCGCCTGGGACCCTTTGGTGAGTATCCACCCCATCCCAAGGAGAACCCATGCTGGGCAGTCTGGCAGGTAGGACGGAGCTTCAGCCTGGCTCCTTTTGCAGGGTTCTTTGGCACTACTCTGTCCCCTCTCCGGAACTTATCAGGCCCAAGCACCCCAAGCCCAATTACATCCCCAAGCTCTGCCTCCAGAGTTTCGGATTCTCCAG GGTTCTTTGGCACcactctgtccccacccccatcctccctgAAGAGAAAGCCCCCAAGTCCAAGGCCACTGGACGCAGCTGCTTCCCTAAGCCCTGCCTCAATTGCAACAGCCTCTCTAG actccaccacctccacctctggCCTGGATGACCCCTCTCCCGCCAGCCTTGGGAACCTTTCGGTGCAGCCAGAGTGTGGGCCAGGGTCCTGCAGCATCAGAGAACTGCCTGAACGCGAGGGGCAGCCTCCTGCGGCCCCGCTGCCTCTCTTCTTCCTGACCCTGGAGGCCGACTGGGCAGAGGCCAAGGCTCGCTGGGGGCTGGCCTGGGAGGCCCACGTGTACGGGGTAGGCGCGCTCTTCGGCCTGGTGGTCCTGCTGGCGCTGCTGGCACTGGCCCTCTTGCCTTGGCGCTGCCCGCCCGGCGCCCCCTGCCTGGCGCTGCTGGACCTGCTGCTGCTCTCGGCCGGGACCACGCGGGCCTTCCCGCTCTTCTACGACGCCTACGGGCACCGCGATCGGCTGCCGGTTCTTGCCTGGCTGCTGCTGCAGGACCTCCCGCTGCCCTGCCTGGCCGCCGGCCTGGGCCTGGCCTGCCTACTGCTGGCTCGGCCGCGCCCGCCGCGGTGTCCTGCTGGCCTGGCCGCTTTGCTGctcctggggttggggctggCGGCGGCCGCCGCCCTCGGAAGCGCGGCCCACCGCCCGCTGAGGGCCCTGCGGCTCGCCTCCCGCGGGCTGCACGCCTTCCTCGCCGCCCTCCTTTCCGGGCTCCTGCTGGCGCTCTCCTGCTGGGGGAGCCGGCGGCGGCGGGCCGGAGCGCCCCTAGGAGGGTCGGGCTTCAAGGGCGTCACTCCTCTCCCGCAGGCGCGCAGCCCCTTCGGCCCGCGCGAGTCCTGGCGGCGCGCGGCGCGCACGGCCCCTGTGGCGGGCACCTTCGGGCTGCTCAGCGGAGCCCTGCAGGGCTACGAGGTGCTGCACGCCCTGGGCTACGGCGGCCAACCCGGCCTGGAGGGGCCCTGGCCCTGGTGGGCTTTCCAGCTCGGCCTACGCCTGGGCGAGGTGGGCGTCGCGCTCCCGTTAGCGCTGCTGGGCCTCTACCCGGCGCTCTGCAGCCCCCGCGTGCCGCCGCGCTGCTGGGCCAAGCTCTTCTGCTTGTCCCCCGGCCACGCCGCCCCGCTGCTGCCCGGAGGCTGGGTCGCCGGGCCCCCGGACAAGAAGCCTCTGGGGAGCGCCATCGAGCGTGCCGACGCGGAGCTGCTGCAGCTGTGCGCCCTGGCAGGGCCAGGCCCCGACCTCTTACTCCAGGGAGGCGGCTGCCGGGGCTTCGAAGGCGCAGCCGCTAACCCGGCCCCTTCCCCGGCCTCCTCCCCCTGCAGCGATTACACCGTGGACTTCCGCCCGCCCTCCCCCATCAACCTGCGGCGCAGCATCGAGGAGGCCCTCTGCAGCGAGGCCCTGCTGGCGCCCGGCCTCTTCCAGGGCCCTGCCTTCGGGGAAGCCCTGCCTGGGCTCGGCCTCTTTCGCACCATCTCGCTGGGAGCGCAGACCCGGGCCGGGCCCAATGGGAGGTCTGAGGAGGCCCCTGGCTCCCCCGTGCCCCCCGAGCTCCCCTCTCCCGGAGCCTGGCCCGCGGGCAGCAGCGCCTCATCAGGCTCGCTGTGCGGACTGTCGCGGGACAGCTCGTCCATGCTGCTTTGCTCCAGCCCGGACAGGCCGCCACGCTGTCCGCTGGTCTGCGTCCTCAGTCCCCCTCGGCCCTCAGGAAGCAGCCCTAGCTTCCCGGCCTCAGGATCCTACCAGGCTTTGTCCCCACCCTCCCGCGACTCCCCGGAGCCTGCTCCTGAGCTGCAGGCCGAAGAGGCCTTGCTACAGGAGCAATTCCTGGACGCCTGCCGACAGATTGACGAGCTGAGCGTGGGCAGCGACACCATAGACCTGTGA
- the PRRT4 gene encoding proline-rich transmembrane protein 4 isoform X2, translating to MAGYGCLGLGLFCWVLLAVPVGPQPASSVPGAHLTTLTPPPQSEASMLSLNLGLNFKFHLRGPAAAWGSPVTETQALSPGPSREPEEEVDSGLRTDPFWELLVGSLSNSPPEWGSAEGSSTPWASSLPLESTSLLSGPTDRPTAPYQPRMGTVTWDTALTATAPPSSAPRLHQSELELKFDMALRAGAAPTLGHRTLPLLPSLRASLAEIAGRLGPFGFFGTTLSPLRNLSGPSTPSPITSPSSASRVSDSPGFFGTTLSPPPSSLKRKPPSPRPLDAAASLSPASIATASLDSTTSTSGLDDPSPASLGNLSVQPECGPGSCSIRELPEREGQPPAAPLPLFFLTLEADWAEAKARWGLAWEAHVYGVGALFGLVVLLALLALALLPWRCPPGAPCLALLDLLLLSAGTTRAFPLFYDAYGHRDRLPVLAWLLLQDLPLPCLAAGLGLACLLLARPRPPRCPAGLAALLLLGLGLAAAAALGSAAHRPLRALRLASRGLHAFLAALLSGLLLALSCWGSRRRRAGAPLGGSGFKGVTPLPQARSPFGPRESWRRAARTAPVAGTFGLLSGALQGYEVLHALGYGGQPGLEGPWPWWAFQLGLRLGEVGVALPLALLGLYPALCSPRVPPRCWAKLFCLSPGHAAPLLPGGWVAGPPDKKPLGSAIERADAELLQLCALAGPGPDLLLQGGGCRGFEGAAANPAPSPASSPCSDYTVDFRPPSPINLRRSIEEALCSEALLAPGLFQGPAFGEALPGLGLFRTISLGAQTRAGPNGRSEEAPGSPVPPELPSPGAWPAGSSASSGSLCGLSRDSSSMLLCSSPDRPPRCPLVCVLSPPRPSGSSPSFPASGSYQALSPPSRDSPEPAPELQAEEALLQEQFLDACRQIDELSVGSDTIDL from the exons ATGGCAGGGTATGGctgtctggggctggggctgttcTGCTGGGTCCTGCTTGCAGTTCCCGTGGGCCCCCAGCCTGCCTCCTCTGTCCCAGGTGCCCATCTCACCACTCTGACCCCACCACCTCAGAGTGAGGCCTCTATGCTGTCTCTAAACCTGGGACTTAACTTCAAATTCCACCTTCGGGGACCTGCTGCTGCTTGGGGGAGCCCTGTCACAGAGACCCAGGCACTTTCTCCCGGACCGAGCCGGGAGCCAGAGGAAGAGGTGGACAGTGGGCTGAGGACTGACCCCTTTTGGGAACTGCTGGTGGGCTCTCTTAGCAACTCCCCCCCAGAGTGGGGCTCTGCTGAAGGCAGCTCTACCCcctgggcctcctccctgcctctggagTCCACATCCCTCCTCTCTGGGCCCACTGACCGGCCCACTGCTCCCTATCAGCCCAGGATGGGCACTGTGACCTGGGATACTGCTCTGACAGCTACAGCACCTCCATCCAGTGCTCCCAGGCTCCACCAGAGCGAGCTGGAGCTGAAGTTTGACATGGCGCTGAGAGCAGGTGCAGCCCCCACGCTCGGGCATCGAACGCTGCCCCTGCTGCCCAGCCTGCGGGCCAGCCTGGCAGAGATTGCTGGGCGCCTGGGACCCTTTG GGTTCTTTGGCACTACTCTGTCCCCTCTCCGGAACTTATCAGGCCCAAGCACCCCAAGCCCAATTACATCCCCAAGCTCTGCCTCCAGAGTTTCGGATTCTCCAG GGTTCTTTGGCACcactctgtccccacccccatcctccctgAAGAGAAAGCCCCCAAGTCCAAGGCCACTGGACGCAGCTGCTTCCCTAAGCCCTGCCTCAATTGCAACAGCCTCTCTAG actccaccacctccacctctggCCTGGATGACCCCTCTCCCGCCAGCCTTGGGAACCTTTCGGTGCAGCCAGAGTGTGGGCCAGGGTCCTGCAGCATCAGAGAACTGCCTGAACGCGAGGGGCAGCCTCCTGCGGCCCCGCTGCCTCTCTTCTTCCTGACCCTGGAGGCCGACTGGGCAGAGGCCAAGGCTCGCTGGGGGCTGGCCTGGGAGGCCCACGTGTACGGGGTAGGCGCGCTCTTCGGCCTGGTGGTCCTGCTGGCGCTGCTGGCACTGGCCCTCTTGCCTTGGCGCTGCCCGCCCGGCGCCCCCTGCCTGGCGCTGCTGGACCTGCTGCTGCTCTCGGCCGGGACCACGCGGGCCTTCCCGCTCTTCTACGACGCCTACGGGCACCGCGATCGGCTGCCGGTTCTTGCCTGGCTGCTGCTGCAGGACCTCCCGCTGCCCTGCCTGGCCGCCGGCCTGGGCCTGGCCTGCCTACTGCTGGCTCGGCCGCGCCCGCCGCGGTGTCCTGCTGGCCTGGCCGCTTTGCTGctcctggggttggggctggCGGCGGCCGCCGCCCTCGGAAGCGCGGCCCACCGCCCGCTGAGGGCCCTGCGGCTCGCCTCCCGCGGGCTGCACGCCTTCCTCGCCGCCCTCCTTTCCGGGCTCCTGCTGGCGCTCTCCTGCTGGGGGAGCCGGCGGCGGCGGGCCGGAGCGCCCCTAGGAGGGTCGGGCTTCAAGGGCGTCACTCCTCTCCCGCAGGCGCGCAGCCCCTTCGGCCCGCGCGAGTCCTGGCGGCGCGCGGCGCGCACGGCCCCTGTGGCGGGCACCTTCGGGCTGCTCAGCGGAGCCCTGCAGGGCTACGAGGTGCTGCACGCCCTGGGCTACGGCGGCCAACCCGGCCTGGAGGGGCCCTGGCCCTGGTGGGCTTTCCAGCTCGGCCTACGCCTGGGCGAGGTGGGCGTCGCGCTCCCGTTAGCGCTGCTGGGCCTCTACCCGGCGCTCTGCAGCCCCCGCGTGCCGCCGCGCTGCTGGGCCAAGCTCTTCTGCTTGTCCCCCGGCCACGCCGCCCCGCTGCTGCCCGGAGGCTGGGTCGCCGGGCCCCCGGACAAGAAGCCTCTGGGGAGCGCCATCGAGCGTGCCGACGCGGAGCTGCTGCAGCTGTGCGCCCTGGCAGGGCCAGGCCCCGACCTCTTACTCCAGGGAGGCGGCTGCCGGGGCTTCGAAGGCGCAGCCGCTAACCCGGCCCCTTCCCCGGCCTCCTCCCCCTGCAGCGATTACACCGTGGACTTCCGCCCGCCCTCCCCCATCAACCTGCGGCGCAGCATCGAGGAGGCCCTCTGCAGCGAGGCCCTGCTGGCGCCCGGCCTCTTCCAGGGCCCTGCCTTCGGGGAAGCCCTGCCTGGGCTCGGCCTCTTTCGCACCATCTCGCTGGGAGCGCAGACCCGGGCCGGGCCCAATGGGAGGTCTGAGGAGGCCCCTGGCTCCCCCGTGCCCCCCGAGCTCCCCTCTCCCGGAGCCTGGCCCGCGGGCAGCAGCGCCTCATCAGGCTCGCTGTGCGGACTGTCGCGGGACAGCTCGTCCATGCTGCTTTGCTCCAGCCCGGACAGGCCGCCACGCTGTCCGCTGGTCTGCGTCCTCAGTCCCCCTCGGCCCTCAGGAAGCAGCCCTAGCTTCCCGGCCTCAGGATCCTACCAGGCTTTGTCCCCACCCTCCCGCGACTCCCCGGAGCCTGCTCCTGAGCTGCAGGCCGAAGAGGCCTTGCTACAGGAGCAATTCCTGGACGCCTGCCGACAGATTGACGAGCTGAGCGTGGGCAGCGACACCATAGACCTGTGA